A stretch of Homo sapiens chromosome 12, GRCh38.p14 Primary Assembly DNA encodes these proteins:
- the DEPDC4 gene encoding DEP domain-containing protein 4 isoform 12 (isoform 12 is encoded by transcript variant 15), translating into MISNPLAQEIGEERIEELIHTINGNPALCPNITVQKPFLRLSKEDVWKEQTLLCLLQLIHLPFLDNILEPPVKTQNLQLNKEEDLVITNTCLDRELIPSLCLPEIDNWLNAAIECLEYFPDQLIVTVSQQLMQNRNEETRLNSQKKILFDVIAKYYAQERDCLLTDEYFDIHSGIIELLENEKRAEALEATQLYLRLLLLNIREELRRLLTFMAMASEPNAYKLQKQYDNKTVVLKTLAKSVLQAKSLLKVRAEQLVWFPLEYHSELFKTPVTLLDLVSKKLKKLLHGEDADAISGMAENNSYTSTA; encoded by the exons ATGATTTCAAATCCTCTAGCACAGGAGATTGGTGAGGAAAGAATTGAGGAACTTATTCATACAATAAATGGGAATCCAGCTTTATGTCCAAATATCACAGTTCAGAAACCTTTTCTCCGGCTTTCAAAAGAAG ATGTTTGGAAAGAACAAACATTATTATGTCTTCTTCAATTGATTCACCTTCCATTCTTGGACAATATTTTGGAGCCTCCAGTTAAAACACAAAATCTTCAACTAAACAAAGAGGAAGATCTTGTTATCACTAACACTTGCCTAGACAGAGAACTTATTCCAAGCTTATGTCTACCTGA AATCGATAACTGGCTTAATGCAGCAATTGAATGCTTGGAGTATTTCCCTGACCAGTTAATAGTTACAGTTAGTCAGCAGTTAAtgcaaaacagaaatgaagagaCAAGATTGAACAGTCAGAAGAAGATACTCTTTGATGTCATAGCAAAATACTATGCTCAAGAGAGAGATTGCCTATTAACTGATGAGTATTTTGATATTCATTCAGGAATTATTGAACTTTTAG aaaatgagaaaagagcaGAAGCACTTGAAGCAACACAACTATATCTAAGATTGCTGTTGCTGAACATTAGAGAAGAATTACGACGGCTACTTACTTTTATGGCAATGGCATCAGAGCCCAATGCCTACAAGTTGCAAAAACAG TATGATAATAAAACAGTGGTCCTGAAAACTCTTGCCAAATCAGTTTTGCAAGCCAAATCATTATTAAAAGTGCGGGCAGAACAACTGGTCTGGTTTCCACTGGAGTACCACTCTGAGCTCTTCAAG ACACCAGTTACTTTATTGGATCTGGTTAGTAAGAAACTTAAGAAGCTTCTACATGGAGAAGATGCAGATGCCATATCAG
- the DEPDC4 gene encoding DEP domain-containing protein 4 isoform X4 encodes MQNTCLSSNDISCLKGVHLCQVLMNHKVFEPVGMKKLFKKEKELEFEDSNISLYRFLGNKSSYDCCKRQKDAENEFNETLRPGYEMISNPLAQEIGEERIEELIHTINGNPALCPNITVQKPFLRLSKEGVSFYTAITSDKTDVWKEQTLLCLLQLIHLPFLDNILEPPVKTQNLQLNKEEDLVITNTCLDRELIPSLCLPEIDNWLNAAIECLEYFPDQLIVTVSQQLMQNRNEETRLNSQKKILFDVIAKYYAQERDCLLTDEYFDIHSGIIELLENEKRAEALEATQLYLRLLLLNIREELRRLLTFMAMASEPNAYKLQKQYDNKTVVLKTLAKSVLQAKSLLKVRAEQLVWFPLEYHSELFKTPVTLLDLVSKKLKKLLHGEDADAISVGEEVSILPVEDLRGYLKRYRENIGNMPPSPLR; translated from the exons ATGCAAAACACGTGCCTAAGTAGCAATGACATCTCTTGTCTTAAAGGGGTTCATCTTTGCCAAGTTCTAATGAATCACAAAGTATTTGAACCAGTAGGAATGAAGAagcttttcaaaaaagaaaaggaattagaaTTTGAAGATTCCAACATTAGTCTCTACAGGTTTCTAGGCAATAAATCATCTTACGATTGTTGCAAAAGACAAAAGGATGCTGAGAATGAGTTCAATGAAACCTTGAG acCAGGATATGAAATGATTTCAAATCCTCTAGCACAGGAGATTGGTGAGGAAAGAATTGAGGAACTTATTCATACAATAAATGGGAATCCAGCTTTATGTCCAAATATCACAGTTCAGAAACCTTTTCTCCGGCTTTCAAAAGAAG GAGTTTCCTTCTACACAGCAATTACATCAGATAAGACAG ATGTTTGGAAAGAACAAACATTATTATGTCTTCTTCAATTGATTCACCTTCCATTCTTGGACAATATTTTGGAGCCTCCAGTTAAAACACAAAATCTTCAACTAAACAAAGAGGAAGATCTTGTTATCACTAACACTTGCCTAGACAGAGAACTTATTCCAAGCTTATGTCTACCTGA AATCGATAACTGGCTTAATGCAGCAATTGAATGCTTGGAGTATTTCCCTGACCAGTTAATAGTTACAGTTAGTCAGCAGTTAAtgcaaaacagaaatgaagagaCAAGATTGAACAGTCAGAAGAAGATACTCTTTGATGTCATAGCAAAATACTATGCTCAAGAGAGAGATTGCCTATTAACTGATGAGTATTTTGATATTCATTCAGGAATTATTGAACTTTTAG aaaatgagaaaagagcaGAAGCACTTGAAGCAACACAACTATATCTAAGATTGCTGTTGCTGAACATTAGAGAAGAATTACGACGGCTACTTACTTTTATGGCAATGGCATCAGAGCCCAATGCCTACAAGTTGCAAAAACAG TATGATAATAAAACAGTGGTCCTGAAAACTCTTGCCAAATCAGTTTTGCAAGCCAAATCATTATTAAAAGTGCGGGCAGAACAACTGGTCTGGTTTCCACTGGAGTACCACTCTGAGCTCTTCAAG ACACCAGTTACTTTATTGGATCTGGTTAGTAAGAAACTTAAGAAGCTTCTACATGGAGAAGATGCAGATGCCATATCAG
- the DEPDC4 gene encoding DEP domain-containing protein 4 isoform 11 (isoform 11 is encoded by transcript variant 14): protein MISNPLAQEIGEERIEELIHTINGNPALCPNITVQKPFLRLSKEGVSFYTAITSDKTDVWKEQTLLCLLQLIHLPFLDNILEPPVKTQNLQLNKEEDLVITNTCLDRELIPSLCLPEIDNWLNAAIECLEYFPDQLIVTVSQQLMQNRNEETRLNSQKKILFDVIAKYYAQERDCLLTDEYFDIHSGIIELLENEKRAEALEATQLYLRLLLLNIREELRRLLTFMAMASEPNAYKLQKQYDNKTVVLKTLAKSVLQAKSLLKVRAEQLVWFPLEYHSELFKVSLAFCLGTFITKLLVSSRKANHSLSK, encoded by the exons ATGATTTCAAATCCTCTAGCACAGGAGATTGGTGAGGAAAGAATTGAGGAACTTATTCATACAATAAATGGGAATCCAGCTTTATGTCCAAATATCACAGTTCAGAAACCTTTTCTCCGGCTTTCAAAAGAAG GAGTTTCCTTCTACACAGCAATTACATCAGATAAGACAG ATGTTTGGAAAGAACAAACATTATTATGTCTTCTTCAATTGATTCACCTTCCATTCTTGGACAATATTTTGGAGCCTCCAGTTAAAACACAAAATCTTCAACTAAACAAAGAGGAAGATCTTGTTATCACTAACACTTGCCTAGACAGAGAACTTATTCCAAGCTTATGTCTACCTGA AATCGATAACTGGCTTAATGCAGCAATTGAATGCTTGGAGTATTTCCCTGACCAGTTAATAGTTACAGTTAGTCAGCAGTTAAtgcaaaacagaaatgaagagaCAAGATTGAACAGTCAGAAGAAGATACTCTTTGATGTCATAGCAAAATACTATGCTCAAGAGAGAGATTGCCTATTAACTGATGAGTATTTTGATATTCATTCAGGAATTATTGAACTTTTAG aaaatgagaaaagagcaGAAGCACTTGAAGCAACACAACTATATCTAAGATTGCTGTTGCTGAACATTAGAGAAGAATTACGACGGCTACTTACTTTTATGGCAATGGCATCAGAGCCCAATGCCTACAAGTTGCAAAAACAG TATGATAATAAAACAGTGGTCCTGAAAACTCTTGCCAAATCAGTTTTGCAAGCCAAATCATTATTAAAAGTGCGGGCAGAACAACTGGTCTGGTTTCCACTGGAGTACCACTCTGAGCTCTTCAAGGTATCTCTGGCATTTTGCCTGGGCACATTTATTACTAAGCTACTTGTGTCAAGCAGAAAAGCAAATCATTCACTTAGTAAATAA